From the genome of Pseudomonas helvetica:
CAGTGCGCCGGGTGTCGACTTGACGGGCTTGCGTGGGGCATCAGTAGGGGCCTCAGCCCGGGCCTGAGCCTCACGTAAACGCTTTTTTTCGGCTTCCTGCTGGGCGATCAGCGCTTTTTGTCGCGCTTCTTCTGCCTCACGGGCCTGGCGGGCCAGGGTTTCCTCGATGGTTTTGAGTACTTTAGACAGATCGGCCTGATCCTGCTCGCGGGCTTGTAGCTTCTGGTCGCGGGCTTTCACGTCGTCGTTGAGCTTGGCCAGGACTTGCTGACGCTCCTTGCGGACTTTGTCGAGTTCGTCACGCTGGCTGTCGAGGCTGCTTTTCTGCACCAGCAACTGGGCTTGTTGCTGGGCGATATCCTGCTCGACGTTGGCCAGCTGGCGCAGGGTTTCGTTGAAATTCTTCAACTGCTCCAGGCGTGCCTGGCTCAGGTAGTCGTAATAGGTGAGGGTGCGGGCGAATTTTTCCGGGTTCTGCTGGTTGAGCAGCAGCTTCAGGTACTCCTGACGGCCGTTCTGATAGGCCGCGCGGGCCTGAATGGCGATCAGTCGTTGCTGTTCAATGCGCGCGCTCTGGAGTTTTTTTTTCTCACCATCGAGTCGCTGTATCTCGGATTCGCTTTTCTTCAGCTCTTTTTGCAGTGCATCGACCTGCTTTTCGAGCTTGCCCATCTCGGTCTCGGTGCCTTTGAGGTCCTTTTGCACGCCGGACTTTTCTTCCTGCAACTTGCCCAGCAGCTTTTTCAGCTCGGCAATATCCTGACGCGTGGCGTCCAACTGTTGTTGGGTTTGCGCGCGTTCATCGGCAAACGCCGGATGGAGCAGGCAGGTCAGGGCAAGGGCAATCAGGGCGCGAAGCATAAAGGCGGGCGACACCAGGGGAAAAAGGACAGCCTAGTATGCCCGGCCAAGGCTGTAAAAAAAACGTCCATTTCTGGCTGTGTGATAACTGGACTGAAAAACGCCGAAAACCAATGTGGGAGCAGCCGGGCGACGTTCGTTTGCTCGGGATGGCGCCTTAACATTCAACTGTGAAGTTGGTGTCAGATTGCTATCGCGATCAGGCGAACGTCGCCCGGCTGCTCCCACAGGGTTTAGCAGCGTTTGAAAGCCTTGATCACACCAGAATCGACGTACCCGTCATTTCGGCAGGCTTCGCAAGGCCCAGCAACATGAGCATGGTCGGTGCCACATCCGCCAGTACACCGCCTTCGCGAACCTTGAGGTTGCGTTTACCGACGTAGATGAACGGTACTGGTTCCGTGGTGTGAGCGGTGTGCGCCTGGCCGGTGGATTCGTCGGACATTTGCTCGACATTGCCATGGTCGGCGGTGATCAGCGCTTCGCCGCCGACCTTTTCCAGGGCATCGACGATGCGACCGACGCACAGGTCCAGGCACTCGACGGCTTTCACCGCGGCATCGAACACGCCGCTGTGGCCGACCATGTCGCCGTTGGCGTAGTTGACCACGATCACGTCGTAGCGCTGGTTTTCGATCGCGTCGACGATCCTGTCGGTGACTTCCGGTGCGCTCATTTCTGGCTGCAAGTCATAGGTGGCGACTTTCGGCGACGGGATCAAGATGCGTTCTTCGCCCGGGAATGGCTCTTCGCGACCACCGGAGAAAAAGAAGGTTACGTGAGCGTATTTTTCGGTTTCGGCGATGCGCAGTTGGGTTTTGCCGTTTTTCGCCAAATAGTCGCCCAGCACGTTTTCCAGGCTGCCCGGCGCAAAGGCTGCCGGTGCAGGAATGCTGGCGGCGTATTGGGTCAGCATGACGAAACCGGCCAGTTTCGGCTGGCGCGCGCGCTCGAAATCCTTGAAATCGTCTTCGACGAATACCCGGGTCAGCTCACGGGCGCGGTCGGCGCGGAAGTTCATGAATATCACGGCGTCGCCGTCTTCGACCTTGACCGGTTCACCGATGGTGGTGGCTTTGACGAATTCGTCGCTTTCGCCACGCTCGTAAGCGGCTTCCAGGCCTTGCTGGGCGGTGGCGGCGTTGAATTCGCCGTTACCGTCAACGATCAGGTTGTAGGCCTGGGACACGCGATCCCAGCGGTTGTCGCGGTCCATGGCGAAGTAACGGCCAATGATGCTGGCGATCCGGCCTTTGCCCAGCGTCTTGAACGCTTCATCCAGCAGCTCGATCGACGACTGTGCGCTTTTTGGCGGCGTGTCGCGGCCGTCGAGGAAGGCGTGCAGGTAGATCTTCTCGGCGCCGCGCTTGAAGGCCAGTTCGGCCATGGCGATCAGGTGATCCTGGTGGCTGTGCACGCCGCCTTCGGACAGCAGGCCCATGAAGTGCACGGCTTTGCCGGCAGCAACGGCTTTATCCACGGCAGCGCAGATGGTCGGGTTCTCGAAGAATTCACCATCGCGGATCGCTTTGGTCACGCGGGTGAAGTCCTGATACACCACGCGGCCTGCGCCGAGGTTCATGTGGCCGACTTCCGAGTTGCCCATTTGCCCGTCCGGCAGGCCGACGTCCATGCCCGAACCCGAGATCAGGCCGTTCGGTACGGTGGCGTACAAACGGTCGAGGACCGGCTTTTTGGCCGTGAACACGGCGTTGGATTCCTGGCTTTCACTGTGACCGAAGCCGTCGAGAATAATCAGGACCAAAGGTTTAGGCGTGGTAGTCATGGATTCCACTCTGGCTTAAGTTAAAGGTGCGATGGAAAAAGGGAGTGGCAGTTTAAAGCGAAGTTCAGACCGCGTCACCGCCGGACGGGGTTTGGCCCACCATAGTGGCTGTGTATACTGGCCGACATTTTAACGCCCTGGAACCTCCTTGATGGTTGCTCACCTGATTGAATTTGCCACTAACCACTATCTGCTCGTCGGTATCTTCGTCGTACTGCTGGCGTTGTTGATCGCTCGCGAGATGAGCCGTGGCGGCCGTAGCCTCAGCACCGCTGAGCTGACTGCGCTGGTCAACAAGGACCAGGGCGTGGTTGTCGATATCCGTACCACCAAGGATTTCGCCGCCGGTCACATCGTTGGCGCGCTGAACATTCCGCAGGACAAACTGACCGCTCGCGTTGGCGAACTGGAAAAGCACAAGGCCAAGACCATCATTCTGGTCGACGCCCTGGGCCAGCATTCCGGTACTCACGCTCGCGAGCTGTTGAAGTCCGGTTTTACCGCAGCCAAGCTGTCCGGCGGGATCTCCAGCTGGAAAGCCGACAATCTGCCGCTGGTGAAGTGATATGAAAAACGTCGTCGTCTACTCCAGCGATTACTGCCCCTACTGCTCCCGAGCCAAGTACCTGCTCGAGAACAAGGGCGTAGCCTTCGAAGAGATCAAGGTCGATGGCAAGCCGCAGGTGCGTGCCGAGATGGCCCAGAAAGCCGGACGTACGTCCGTGCCGCAGATCTGGATCGGCAGCACCCACGTTGGTGGTTGTGATGATTTGTTTGCCCTGGACCGCGCCGGCAAGCTCGACGCGCTGCTCACGGCCTGACTGAACCCTTAAGATCAGCAAACCCTACAAGACCCCAAGATCAGAAAGGATCTGAGATGACTGACCAACAGAACACTGCTGCTACTGAAGAAGAAACTGCACCGCAATTCTCCTTGCAGCGCATTTATGTGCGTGACCTGTCCTTTGAAGCTCCGAAAAGCCCGGCGATCTTCCGCCAGCAGTGGGAGCCGAGCGTTGGTCTGGACCTGAACACCCGTCAGAAAGCGCTGGAAGCCGACTTCCACGAAGTGGTGCTGACCCTGTCGGTTACCGTGAAAAACGGTGACGAAGTGGCGTTCATCGCTGAAGTTCAACAGGCCGGTATCTTCCTGATCAAGAACCTCGACGAAGCCTCGATGAGCCACACCCTCGGTGCTTTCTGCCCGAACATCCTGTTCCCGTACGCTCGCGAAGCCCTGGACAGCCTGGTGACCCGCGGTTCGTTCCCGGCCCTGATGCTGGCCCCGGTGAACTTCGACGCCCTGTACGCGCAAGAAATGCAACGCATGCAGCAAGACGGCGCCCAGACCGTTCAGTAAGCGTTCGATGCCGCAACGAAAAAAGCGCCGTAACAGGCGCTTTTTTTATGGTGTCGAGTATTGATCGTTCCCACGCTGTGGGAACGATCATGTACGGGGGGTCGAGGGTTATTTGAAGCCTAGCTGGCGCCAGCCTTCGTACACGGCCACCGCCACGGTGTTGGACAGATTCAGGCTGCGGCACCCTTCGCGCATCGGCAGGCGCAGGCGCTGTTCGGCAGGCAGGGCGTCCAGCACCTCGGCTGGCAGGCCACGGCTTTCCGGTCCGAACAGGAAGGCATCACCCTCGGCGAAGCTGGCGTCGTGGAACAGCCGGGAGCCCTTGGTGGTGAAGGCGAACACGCGCGGATGACCAAGACTTTCCAGGCAGCTTGGGAGATCAGCATGGCGCTGCAAAGTGGCATACTCATGGTAATCGAGGCCGGCCCGGCGCAGGCGCTTGTCGTCCATCTCGAAGCCCAGCGGTTCGATCAAATGCAGGTGGCAGCCACTGTTGGCGCACAGCCTGATAACGTTGCCGGTATTCGGCGGAATTTCTGGTTGAAAAAGGATGACGTGAAACATGCACGGCTCCGAAGGTAAAGATGGGCAGCATTCTACGCCTGAAGAGGACCCAAGACCGAAGCTATTCCCTCGGGTGATGGCCTCATTGGCGATTGTCGGCGTCATGGTCGGGATGATGATCGGTCGCCTGACCGAGCCCGACCCTA
Proteins encoded in this window:
- a CDS encoding murein hydrolase activator EnvC; this encodes MLRALIALALTCLLHPAFADERAQTQQQLDATRQDIAELKKLLGKLQEEKSGVQKDLKGTETEMGKLEKQVDALQKELKKSESEIQRLDGEKKKLQSARIEQQRLIAIQARAAYQNGRQEYLKLLLNQQNPEKFARTLTYYDYLSQARLEQLKNFNETLRQLANVEQDIAQQQAQLLVQKSSLDSQRDELDKVRKERQQVLAKLNDDVKARDQKLQAREQDQADLSKVLKTIEETLARQAREAEEARQKALIAQQEAEKKRLREAQARAEAPTDAPRKPVKSTPGALVSSAGESFGGPFASARGKLPWPVDGRLLARFGETRGDDARTKWDGVMISASAGSQVHAVHGGRVVFADWLRGAGLLVILDHGNGFLSLYGHNQTLLKAAGDVVKAGESISTVGNSGGQDTPALYFAIRQQGHPSDPAQWCRAQG
- the gpmI gene encoding 2,3-bisphosphoglycerate-independent phosphoglycerate mutase, whose product is MTTTPKPLVLIILDGFGHSESQESNAVFTAKKPVLDRLYATVPNGLISGSGMDVGLPDGQMGNSEVGHMNLGAGRVVYQDFTRVTKAIRDGEFFENPTICAAVDKAVAAGKAVHFMGLLSEGGVHSHQDHLIAMAELAFKRGAEKIYLHAFLDGRDTPPKSAQSSIELLDEAFKTLGKGRIASIIGRYFAMDRDNRWDRVSQAYNLIVDGNGEFNAATAQQGLEAAYERGESDEFVKATTIGEPVKVEDGDAVIFMNFRADRARELTRVFVEDDFKDFERARQPKLAGFVMLTQYAASIPAPAAFAPGSLENVLGDYLAKNGKTQLRIAETEKYAHVTFFFSGGREEPFPGEERILIPSPKVATYDLQPEMSAPEVTDRIVDAIENQRYDVIVVNYANGDMVGHSGVFDAAVKAVECLDLCVGRIVDALEKVGGEALITADHGNVEQMSDESTGQAHTAHTTEPVPFIYVGKRNLKVREGGVLADVAPTMLMLLGLAKPAEMTGTSILV
- a CDS encoding rhodanese-like domain-containing protein, with product MVAHLIEFATNHYLLVGIFVVLLALLIAREMSRGGRSLSTAELTALVNKDQGVVVDIRTTKDFAAGHIVGALNIPQDKLTARVGELEKHKAKTIILVDALGQHSGTHARELLKSGFTAAKLSGGISSWKADNLPLVK
- the grxC gene encoding glutaredoxin 3, whose translation is MKNVVVYSSDYCPYCSRAKYLLENKGVAFEEIKVDGKPQVRAEMAQKAGRTSVPQIWIGSTHVGGCDDLFALDRAGKLDALLTA
- the secB gene encoding protein-export chaperone SecB — protein: MTDQQNTAATEEETAPQFSLQRIYVRDLSFEAPKSPAIFRQQWEPSVGLDLNTRQKALEADFHEVVLTLSVTVKNGDEVAFIAEVQQAGIFLIKNLDEASMSHTLGAFCPNILFPYAREALDSLVTRGSFPALMLAPVNFDALYAQEMQRMQQDGAQTVQ
- a CDS encoding tRNA (cytidine(34)-2'-O)-methyltransferase, producing MFHVILFQPEIPPNTGNVIRLCANSGCHLHLIEPLGFEMDDKRLRRAGLDYHEYATLQRHADLPSCLESLGHPRVFAFTTKGSRLFHDASFAEGDAFLFGPESRGLPAEVLDALPAEQRLRLPMREGCRSLNLSNTVAVAVYEGWRQLGFK